A single region of the Lineus longissimus chromosome 14, tnLinLong1.2, whole genome shotgun sequence genome encodes:
- the LOC135498657 gene encoding uncharacterized protein LOC135498657, with protein MKTKLDYIKGLDSKILDATENDHLEETIVEADDYIFSQTEKVMRIGAILDTPPTPVSIDTSFSTASSSTPKRKVKLPNLNLPEFDGSILQWTQFYDMFRSTVHEDTAMDDIQKFYYLIRQLTGEAARLLKGMPLTAANYKEALELLQVRYGKPHKIIATHMKGLWDIATSLSNAQSLRSFYNTVEMHIRGLKALGKDESTYGELLTPMILEKLPDAIRMQILREHGDNA; from the coding sequence ATGAAGACGAAACTCGATTATATCAAGGGACTAGACTCGAAAATTCTGGATGCTACAGAAAACGATCATTTGGAAGAGACAATAGTTGAAGCTGACGATTACATTTTCTCACAAACGGAGAAAGTTATGAGGATCGGCGCCATTTTGGATACGCCCCCAACGCCGGTAAGCATTGACACTTCTTTCTCTACCGCTAGTTCGTCCACCCCGAAAAGGAAAGTGAAGTTACCAAATCTAAACCTGCCTGAGTTCGACGGATCCATCCTACAATGGACACAATTCTACGATATGTTTCGTTCTACGGTTCACGAGGATACTGCCATGGACGACATTCAGAAGTTCTACTACCTCATTCGGCAACTCACGGGCGAGGCCGCCCGACTCCTTAAAGGAATGCCGCTTACTGCCGCGAATTACAAGGAGGCTCTCGAACTCTTACAAGTCCGTTACGGGAAGCCGCACAAGATAATTGCAACCCATATGAAGGGCCTGTGGGACATTGCGACGTCCCTCAGCAATGCACAGAGCCTCCGGTCCTTCTACAATACGGTAGAAATGCACATCAGAGGGCTCAAAGCCTTAGGAAAGGATGAAAGTACATACGGGGAACTTTTAACACCGATGATTCTGGAAAAATTGCCGGATGCTATTCGAATGCAAATCTTGCGAGAACATGGAGATAACGCTTAG
- the LOC135498659 gene encoding uncharacterized protein LOC135498659, with product MRRNNGARPHQTKFVKKCTFCKGEHSSGSCTVVDDTKKRKEIVNRDKLCFNCLGSHRVAHCHSKFRCRTCKRKHHTTLCDGAKAESEQDRESKDIPETDDTHVKLTPTSGSVLLKTASVRITSDSGVQVNLNVLLDEGAQRTFITQENLNLAPQVEADSPNIDMLLGADFYWSIMHDHVVRGDRPTAVDSKLGYLLSSPTHSKIENTSVMNTAVFKVLADTSIDEQRLTSFWDLESIGVRSDELSDDNDNDDFERHIEKDERGYTARLPWKVDHPPLPTNYASAAKNTRNMVQKLSPDIRKVYSRILQEQESRGFIERVEDDDCNKGHYLPHRAVEKDSVTTPIRIVYDCSATVYDNPSLNDCLEKGPTNLNDLTGILLRFRTHPVAFTSDIEKAFLNIRLHQEDRNFTKFLWLENPEDPDSNFLVYRFSSVLFCLVWSRAQHS from the exons ATGCGCAGGAATAACGGTGCGAGACCACATCAAACGAAATTCGTCAAGAAATGTACTTTCTGCAAGGGGGAGCACAGTAGTGGATCATGTACTGTAGTGGATGATACAAAGAAACGAAAGGAAATTGTTAATCGAGACAAGTTGTGCTTCAATTGTCTCGGATCGCATCGTGTCGCCCATTGCCACTCAAAGTTTCGTTGCCGCACCTGTAAACGCAAGCACCACACCACGCTGTGTGATGGCGCCAAAGCCGAGTCTGAACAGGATCGGGAATCAAAGGATATACCAGAGACTGATGACACACATGTGAAGCTCACCCCAACATCTGGTTCAGTGCTACTTAAAACCGCATCGGTTCGGATTACATCGGATTCAGGAGTTCAGGTCAACTTGAATGTACTTCTAGACGAAGGAGCTCAACGTACGTTCATCACACAAGAG AATCTGAACCTAGCGCCGCAAGTGGAAGCTGACTCTCCTAACATTGACATGCTACTTGGCGCTGATTTCTACTGGTCCATTATGCACGACCACGTGGTTCGTGGGGACAGGCCAACCGCTGTTGATTCGAAATTGGGATACCTTCTCTCCAGCCCCACCCACTCTAAGATAGAGAATACGTCAGTCATGAATACCGCAGTTTTCAAAGTCCTGGCTGACACAAGCATTGATGAACAACGCCTCACTTCATTCTGGGACTTAGAATCGATCGGAGTGAGATCAGATGAACTTTccgatgacaatgacaacgaTGACTTCGAACGTCACATCGAGAAAGATGAGAGAGGATACACCGCAAGACTACCCTGGAAAGTAGACCACCCGCCACTTCCAACTAACTATGCATCCGCAGCGAAAAACACGCGCAACATGGTTCAGAAACTGTCACCGGATATCCGTAAGGTTTACAGCCGCATATTACAAGAACAGGAGTCACGTGGATTTATAGAACGGGTGGAGGATGATGACTGCAACAAAGGTCACTATCTCCCTCATCGCGCCGTCGAAAAGGACTCCGTCACCACGCCCATCAGAATTGTCTATGATTGCAGTGCCACCGTGTACGACAATCCTAGCTTGAATGACTGCTTGGAAAAGGGCCCAACGAATCTGAACGACCTAACAGGAATATTACTTCGTTTTAGGACGCACCCCGTGGCTTTCACCAGCGACATAGAGAAAGCCTTTCTCAACATCCGTCTACATCAGGAAGATCGAAATTTCACGAAATTCCTCTGGCTCGAAAACCCTGAGGACCCAGACAGCAACTTCCTTGTCTACCGCTTTAgttctgttctgttctgtttgGTTTGGTCTCGAGCCCAGCACTCCTAA
- the LOC135498660 gene encoding uncharacterized protein LOC135498660 has translation MTLPRLELLAAVIASNLGKYVCDQLNNLRITKKVPWSDSQIVLCWLKSKKHLPSFVKRRVSAIRKFNFNEYRYCPTNENPADLLTRGITSRKLANSDLWWHGPEWLTGGDWPISETYDSAILLQLNADDETEPKELKPVTPPNISAIINVNDYGKLTKLLRVTALVQRFISNLQSTKNQRQLGELTSKELTKAEILWSRDTRRLHYDKEYRALKTKDKQINPLVRQLCLCLDDKELIRVGGRLQNAPIDYDAKFPYLLPTKCKFSELVIRDAHKRALHCGTETTMSYVRNNYWIPRLRITVRSILRKCVVCHLVMGKPYPWPLSAPLQSSRLNAKHPFELCGIDFTGHIFIKPETASPQREKKAYICVFTCAITRALHLEVVPDMTTEIFLLAFRRFTAQRSLPSKVISDNGSTFLSADKQIQAIMQSQKLEQFMANKRVDWSFIPKRMPWATGFVERMVGITKNCLKKVLGRSFLNLEELRTVVTEEQCALNNRPITYCSSDITDTEPLTPSHFLHGRVLSDLPRTEIDMDELNDPTFALSQLDWQKRANRLTLLKNAIWTRWKTEYLNALRERHLAKREDGKDKNIIKVGDIVLVHDDLKKRIQWKLAHVERLTYGNDGLVRSAQIKTQNGTTNRPIVKLYPLEVSDDSESPKSSDDPLENDTKDNESDSRPSRPTRRAALKAKDNIKEWSRLLSGQY, from the coding sequence ATGACATTGCCTCGTCTCGAACTTCTCGCTGCAGTCATCGCATCCAACTTGGGAAAATATGTGTGCGATCAACTGAACAACTTGCGCATTACAAAGAAAGTACCCTGGTCCGACAGCCAGATAGTGCTGTGCTGGTTGAAAAGCAAAAAACACTTGCCGTCATTCGTCAAAAGGCGCGTATCCGCAATACGCAAGTTCAACTTCAACGAATATAGATACTGTCCAACAAACGAAAACCCCGCGGATTTACTCACTCGAGGGATAACTAGCAGGAAGTTAGCAAACTCTGACCTATGGTGGCATGGACCGGAATGGCTCACAGGTGGAGATTGGCCCATCAGCGAAACGTATGATAGCGCAATCTTGTTACAGCTGAATGCTGACGACGAAACAGAACCAAAGGAACTCAAACCAGTAACACCGCCGAACATTTCTGCGATCATTAACGTCAATGATTACGGAAAACTGACAAAGCTTCTCCGCGTGACCGCTTTGGTTCAACGTTTCATCTCAAACCTACAAAGCACAAAGAACCAACGTCAACTAGGCGAGTTGACGTCCAAGGAACTGACCAAAGCAGAGATACTGTGGAGTAGAGACACTCGGAGATTACATTATGACAAGGAATATCGCGCTCTCAAAACAAAGGACAAACAGATAAACCCGCTTGTTAGACAACTCTGTCTCTGTTTGGATGATAAGGAGCTCATTCGTGTAGGAGGCCGACTCCAAAACGCACCGATAGACTATGACGCAAAGTTCCCGTATCTTCTGCCCACAAAGTGCAAATTTAGTGAACTGGTCATACGTGATGCACACAAGCGCGCGCTTCACTGTGGTACTGAAACCACAATGTCATACGTACGAAACAACTATTGGATACCTAGACTACGTATCACCGTCAGGAGCATATTACGAAAGTGCGTAGTCTGTCATCTCGTCATGGGTAAACCTTACCCTTGGCCACTCTCTGCACCGCTTCAATCATCACGTCTCAACGCGAAACACCCTTTCGAGTTGTGTGGTATAGACTTTACCGGACATATCTTCATTAAGCCAGAGACTGCTTCTCCTCAGCGAGAGAAGAAGGCCTATATATGCGTATTCACCTGTGCCATCACCAGAGCATTACATCTGGAGGTGGTACCGGATATGACCACAGAAATATTCTTACTTGCATTTAGGAGATTTACAGCTCAAAGATCGCTCCCTTCGAAGGTGATAAGCGACAATGGCTCCACCTTCTTGTCCGCTGACAAACAAATCCAAGCAATCATGCAATCGCAGAAACTAGAACAATTCATGGCAAACAAACGCGTTGACTGGTCTTTCATTCCGAAGAGAATGCCATGGGCTACCGGATTCGTGGAGAGAATGGTTGGAATTACCAAAAACTGTCTGAAAAAGGTGCTTGGACGCTCATTTCTGAATTTGGAAGAGTTACGAACCGTAGTAACTGAAGAACAATGTGCGCTCAATAATCGCCCCATCACATACTGCTCATCGGATATAACAGACACTGAACCACTAACCCCGTCGCATTTCTTGCACGGACGCGTTCTCTCTGACTTACCCCGCACGGAAATCGACATGGATGAACTCAATGATCCAACATTTGCGTTATCCCAATTGGACTGGCAAAAACGTGCTAACCGCCTCACTCTGCTGAAAAATGCTATCTGGACTCGTTGGAAAACTGAATACCTGAATGCATTACGCGAAAGACACTTGGCTAAACGTGAAGATGGCAAGGATAAGAACATTATCAAAGTTGGAGATATCGTGTTAGTTCACGATGATCTAAAAAAGCGCATCCAGTGGAAATTAGCTCACGTAGAAAGACTGACCTATGGCAACGATGGATTAGTTCGCTCAGCGCAAATTAAAACTCAGAATGGGACAACAAATCGTCCAATCGTAAAACTGTACCCGCTTGAAGTGTCTGATGACTCTGAATCGCCAAAGTCGTCGGACGATCCGCTTGAAAATGACACTAAAGACAATGAATCTGACTCCCGCCCTTCAAGGCCCACCCGCCGCGCGGCCCTGAAGGCAAAAGACAATATCAAAGAATGGAGTAGACTACTCAGTGGACAATACTAG